A genome region from Tolypothrix sp. PCC 7712 includes the following:
- a CDS encoding LLM class flavin-dependent oxidoreductase, whose translation MPQPRYGIWIPVYGNCGAMNHPYEPRDASYNRAKQLIQLAETYGFTTTLIAEHIINPRNQELDQLETWTTAAALAEATKSIEIIAAIKPLLFHPVVLAKMALNIDAISGGRFAINLISAWFMPELQKSGIPFLPHDERYRYSQQWMEVVKALWSGEKVNYHSEYFQISDLCLRPRPIAQPYPLVYLGGESDAAKNLAMETADVFFLNGRPLDVIRETIADVRKRERKKPHPLRFAMSAFVIARPTDAEAQAEYEYLRELAQQDDRTELMKGVEPDVVMFKNMAKYPGVGSNGGTAAGLVGSYDTVAARITDFVEVGVDTFMLQFQPFPPEMKRFAEEVMPRVRSRELVA comes from the coding sequence ATGCCTCAGCCACGATACGGGATTTGGATTCCCGTTTACGGCAATTGTGGCGCGATGAACCATCCGTATGAACCCCGTGATGCTAGCTACAACAGAGCCAAGCAACTCATCCAACTAGCAGAAACCTATGGGTTTACCACCACTCTCATCGCCGAACACATTATCAATCCGAGAAATCAAGAATTAGACCAGCTGGAGACTTGGACAACCGCAGCCGCCCTAGCAGAAGCCACTAAATCTATAGAAATTATCGCCGCCATTAAACCTTTGCTATTTCATCCGGTAGTTTTGGCAAAAATGGCACTAAATATTGATGCCATTAGTGGCGGTAGGTTTGCAATTAATTTAATCAGCGCCTGGTTTATGCCGGAATTGCAAAAATCCGGCATACCTTTCCTACCCCATGATGAACGCTATCGCTACTCTCAGCAGTGGATGGAAGTGGTAAAAGCTTTGTGGAGTGGGGAAAAAGTTAATTATCACAGCGAATATTTTCAAATTAGCGATTTATGCTTGCGTCCTCGTCCTATCGCCCAACCATATCCGCTTGTATATTTAGGAGGAGAATCGGATGCGGCGAAGAATCTCGCAATGGAAACAGCAGATGTATTCTTTCTTAATGGTCGTCCTTTAGATGTCATCAGGGAAACTATTGCTGATGTGAGGAAGCGGGAACGGAAAAAACCTCATCCTCTGCGGTTTGCCATGTCAGCTTTTGTCATTGCACGGCCTACTGATGCAGAAGCCCAAGCCGAATATGAATACCTGCGAGAACTCGCCCAACAAGACGACAGAACGGAACTGATGAAAGGCGTGGAACCAGATGTAGTCATGTTCAAGAATATGGCGAAATATCCAGGGGTGGGAAGTAATGGCGGGACTGCTGCAGGGTTAGTTGGTAGTTATGACACCGTAGCCGCGAGAATTACAGACTTTGTGGAAGTTGGTGTAGATACTTTCATGCTGCAATTCCAACCTTTTCCTCCAGAAATGAAACGTTTTGCTGAAGAAGTAATGCCACGAGTGCGATCGCGAGAACTGGTGGCTTAA
- a CDS encoding aliphatic sulfonate ABC transporter substrate-binding protein, with the protein MLLFIIGLGLSLTLASCSPNKSTDSANAAKQEPQKSQLTVLKMGHQKGMALLNILKAQGSLEKRLQPQGISVTWSEFSSTAPLLEGMGVGSIVFGGGGGTGSVFAQASDKQFVRVAAGIGSTRGSAILVKEDSPIKTLSDLKGKKVAFAKGSGQHYIIVRALEKVGLKFTDIQPLYLTPAEALPAFERGDIDAWLIWDPYTAQAEQKLRTRLLADNSAVFGDKAALESPSFYYAAPDFVRDHPDIVKIILQELEKAGSWSKNNYKDSAKLLSKVYKIDEPTMEIVEKRGGDRSVLPVTDEVLSGLQRMADTFYELKIIPKKIDVKDKNYNWVPEQKW; encoded by the coding sequence ATGCTGTTATTTATTATTGGGTTGGGATTAAGTCTAACTCTCGCATCTTGTAGCCCAAATAAATCTACAGATTCTGCCAATGCTGCCAAACAAGAACCACAAAAAAGCCAGTTAACAGTACTAAAAATGGGTCATCAAAAAGGGATGGCACTTTTAAATATACTAAAAGCACAAGGAAGTTTAGAAAAGCGCTTACAACCTCAAGGTATCTCTGTGACATGGAGCGAATTTTCTTCTACTGCGCCACTTTTAGAAGGAATGGGTGTTGGTAGTATTGTGTTTGGTGGTGGTGGCGGTACAGGAAGTGTATTTGCACAAGCTAGCGATAAACAATTTGTGAGAGTAGCTGCTGGAATTGGTAGTACCAGAGGTTCAGCTATTTTGGTGAAAGAAGATTCACCTATTAAAACTCTGTCGGATTTGAAAGGTAAAAAAGTTGCTTTTGCTAAAGGCTCAGGACAGCACTATATTATAGTTCGTGCCTTAGAAAAGGTAGGATTAAAATTTACTGATATCCAACCTTTGTATTTAACTCCAGCAGAAGCCTTACCAGCATTTGAGCGTGGTGATATCGATGCTTGGTTGATTTGGGACCCTTACACAGCACAAGCCGAACAAAAGCTGCGTACTCGTTTGTTAGCAGATAATTCTGCAGTATTTGGTGATAAAGCTGCCTTAGAAAGCCCTTCATTCTATTATGCGGCTCCCGATTTTGTCCGCGACCATCCTGATATTGTCAAGATAATTTTACAAGAATTAGAAAAAGCAGGTTCTTGGTCAAAAAATAATTACAAAGATTCTGCCAAATTGCTTTCAAAAGTCTACAAAATTGATGAGCCAACAATGGAAATAGTGGAAAAGAGAGGAGGCGATCGCAGTGTCTTACCTGTAACCGATGAAGTGCTTTCAGGGTTACAGCGCATGGCAGATACCTTCTATGAGCTAAAGATTATTCCGAAAAAGATAGATGTCAAGGACAAAAATTATAACTGGGTTCCCGAGCAGAAATGGTGA
- a CDS encoding ATP-binding sensor histidine kinase has protein sequence MVSTQVIIPGYQVKEIIYDGSKTLVYRAIREQDSLRVVIKLLKNSYPSFSELVQFRNQYTIAKNLDFRGIIQTYSLETYQNSYILVMEDFGGISLKDYFSHQTLQITPLQEFLPIAISLCDTLDFLYHHKIIHKDIKPANILINPETKQVKLIDFSIASLLPRETESLKNPQVLEGTIFYLSPEQTGRMNRVIDYRTDFYSLGVTFYELLTGQLPFQSADLMELVHSHIAKMPAVLGNREEIPPVLSDIVMKLMAKNAEDRYQSALGLKHDLEKCLEQITETGEIHDFEIGKRDICDRFLIPEKLYGREKEVEQLLAAFARVSEGDSELMLVAGFSGIGKTVVVNEVHKPIVKQRGYFIKGKFDQFNRNIPFSAFVQAFRDLMGQLLAESDAQIQQWKSKIIQALGNDGQVIIDVIPELERIIGQQPPATELSGTAAQNRFNLLFQKFLQLFTSKEHPLVIFLDDLQWADFASLKLIQLLIAETNQGYLLLIGAYRDNEVSNAHPLIITLNGINNAGAIVNTLTLQPLSRSTLNQLVVETLKCTEDLAVPLSQLIYRKTQGNPFFATQFLKSLHEDGLIDFNWREGCWECDISQINQQTLTSDVVEFMVFQLRKLPESTQQVLKYAACIGNSFDLKTLSIVCQLSAVETAASLWKALQSDFILPQSAVYKFYQDAEEKTQLKISDRYIFKYKFLHDRIQQAAYSLIQEADRQKTHLQIGRCLLQATPTLLQSIPPAKQAEQIFDIVNQLNIGRILIDDIQERNQLAQLNLIAGTKAKAATAYTAAVEYSLIGLELLCEDSWEKQYQLTLELHTLVAEAAYLSGNFEQMQQLTEIILRNAKTLLDQVFIYEIQITACIMQSKQIEGIQIARSILQQLGIQFPEQPTPLDIQQGLQQVIDNLQGKSIAELVHLPIMTKPENIAAMKILMRVLPAAFQSDPVMVPLITFAMVQLSIKYGNTPVSAYGYSLYGLLLCGAFSDINAGCEFGKLALGILSKFNSSELKAKILTVVNAHIAHWQQHIKDTLSPALEGYSTGLETGDLEYAGYCAYIYPVHSFWLGKELENLEKDFSVYVDSLQKIKQQVAFYWSSIYYQTVLNLQGKSEHLDKLVGKAYDEETMLNIHQKANDLYTINHLFVNKLFINYLFNDYEKALNNAEMAEQSLGGVTGLVVVPLFYFYDSLVRLALYSRVPLSEQPAILEKVQTNQEKMEVWASHAPMNYLHKFNLVNAEKYRVLESKYEAGDYYDRAISLANSNGFTQEEALANELAAKFYLDWGKETVAAGYMQQAYYCYSRWGSLAKTDDLETRYPQLLKPILQQRRINPNPWETISTIVFRKTSSSAHSSTASSSNISEILDFTSVLKAAQTISSSIELDELLTSLTKIILENSGATKSVLILPQEDTWKIRAITSINSQSEIQTILELQLLDICEDVPIKIINYVKNTQLPIVIDNCQIEIAGLISEYILTHQPKSVLCTPIINQGNLVGILYLENPLTSGVFTQERLQVINLLSSQAAISLENARLYQKVQQALEDLQQVQLQIVQSEKMSALGNLVAGVAHEMNNPLGFISASLKQAKPTIADLSEHLNLYQQTLPHPTEEIIDHATEIDLDYIQEDLPKMMDAMVMACDRLKNISTSLRTFSRADKDYKVPFNIHEGIDSTILILKHRLKPNEQRPAIEVVTDYGNLPQVECFPGQLNQVFMNILANAIDALEEANNGRSLAEIQANPNQITIKTSLQEKHVKISIADNALGMSPEVKQQIFEHLFTTKAVGKGTGLGLAIARQIVVDKHAGLLECNSSLGKGTEFIIQIPIASLNES, from the coding sequence ATGGTTAGCACTCAAGTTATTATTCCCGGATATCAAGTCAAAGAAATCATTTATGATGGTTCAAAGACTTTGGTATATCGAGCCATCCGAGAACAAGATTCCTTAAGAGTAGTCATCAAACTGCTGAAAAATTCTTATCCTAGCTTTAGCGAGCTGGTACAATTTCGTAATCAATATACTATTGCCAAAAATCTTGACTTCCGAGGAATCATCCAAACCTATAGCTTAGAAACTTACCAAAATTCTTATATATTGGTGATGGAGGACTTTGGGGGAATTTCCCTTAAGGATTATTTCAGCCATCAGACTTTACAGATAACGCCTCTACAGGAATTTTTACCAATTGCTATCTCTCTGTGCGATACCTTAGATTTTCTCTATCATCATAAAATTATTCATAAAGATATTAAACCCGCCAATATTTTAATTAATCCCGAAACAAAACAAGTTAAATTAATAGATTTTAGTATTGCTTCCTTACTACCTAGAGAAACCGAATCCCTAAAAAATCCTCAAGTTTTGGAAGGAACAATATTCTATCTATCACCCGAACAAACGGGGAGAATGAATCGGGTGATTGATTATCGCACTGATTTTTATTCTTTAGGTGTAACTTTTTACGAATTATTAACGGGTCAATTACCATTTCAATCAGCAGATCTGATGGAGTTGGTACATAGTCACATTGCTAAAATGCCTGCGGTATTAGGGAACAGGGAAGAGATTCCGCCAGTACTGTCAGATATTGTGATGAAACTGATGGCGAAAAATGCGGAAGACCGCTATCAGAGTGCCTTAGGATTAAAGCATGATTTAGAAAAATGTTTAGAACAAATCACAGAAACCGGGGAGATTCATGATTTTGAAATTGGTAAGCGGGATATTTGCGATCGCTTTCTCATCCCGGAAAAATTATATGGTAGAGAAAAGGAAGTTGAGCAGCTATTAGCAGCATTTGCCAGAGTTTCTGAGGGTGACAGCGAACTCATGTTAGTTGCTGGGTTTTCTGGTATTGGTAAAACTGTCGTAGTTAACGAAGTTCATAAACCCATTGTTAAACAACGGGGATATTTTATTAAAGGCAAATTTGATCAATTTAATCGAAATATTCCTTTTTCAGCATTTGTCCAAGCATTTCGGGATTTGATGGGGCAATTACTCGCTGAAAGTGATGCTCAAATCCAACAATGGAAAAGTAAAATTATTCAGGCATTAGGCAACGATGGACAGGTGATTATTGATGTCATTCCTGAATTAGAAAGAATTATTGGTCAACAACCACCTGCAACAGAATTATCCGGTACTGCGGCTCAAAATAGATTTAATTTATTATTCCAGAAGTTTTTACAACTATTTACAAGTAAAGAACATCCTTTAGTAATATTTTTGGATGATTTACAATGGGCTGATTTTGCTTCCTTGAAGTTAATTCAATTATTAATAGCAGAAACAAATCAAGGATATTTACTCTTAATTGGTGCATATAGAGATAATGAGGTATCGAACGCTCATCCGTTAATCATAACCTTAAATGGCATTAACAACGCGGGGGCGATAGTGAATACACTCACCCTCCAACCTCTGAGCCGCTCGACATTAAATCAACTTGTAGTTGAGACATTAAAGTGTACAGAAGATTTGGCAGTTCCACTTTCACAGTTAATTTATCGCAAAACACAAGGTAATCCTTTTTTTGCTACACAGTTTCTTAAGTCATTACATGAAGATGGATTAATTGATTTTAATTGGAGAGAAGGATGCTGGGAATGTGATATCTCTCAAATAAATCAGCAAACCCTCACCTCCGATGTTGTTGAGTTTATGGTATTTCAATTACGAAAACTACCAGAATCGACACAGCAAGTATTAAAATATGCTGCTTGTATTGGCAACTCTTTTGATTTAAAAACATTGTCAATTGTTTGCCAATTATCGGCAGTAGAAACTGCTGCGTCTTTGTGGAAAGCTTTGCAGTCAGATTTTATTTTGCCCCAAAGTGCGGTTTATAAGTTTTATCAAGATGCTGAAGAAAAAACTCAACTAAAAATTAGCGATCGCTACATATTTAAATATAAATTTTTACATGACCGTATTCAGCAAGCAGCTTATTCTCTGATTCAGGAAGCAGACAGACAAAAGACTCATTTACAAATTGGGCGATGTCTACTGCAGGCTACACCTACGCTTTTACAAAGCATTCCCCCAGCCAAACAAGCAGAACAGATTTTTGATATTGTCAATCAATTAAATATTGGTAGGATATTAATTGACGATATCCAAGAACGAAATCAATTAGCGCAATTAAATCTCATTGCTGGCACAAAAGCCAAAGCGGCAACTGCTTATACTGCGGCTGTGGAATATTCGCTAATTGGGTTAGAATTACTCTGCGAAGATAGCTGGGAAAAGCAATATCAACTAACATTAGAATTACATACATTAGTTGCTGAAGCTGCTTATTTAAGTGGTAATTTTGAGCAGATGCAACAGCTAACAGAAATTATTCTGCGAAATGCCAAAACATTACTAGATCAGGTTTTTATCTACGAAATTCAGATTACTGCTTGCATTATGCAAAGCAAACAAATAGAAGGAATCCAAATTGCCCGTTCAATTTTACAACAATTAGGGATTCAATTTCCTGAACAACCAACACCCTTAGATATTCAACAAGGTTTACAGCAAGTTATTGACAATTTACAAGGTAAATCCATCGCAGAATTAGTTCATTTACCGATAATGACAAAACCAGAAAACATCGCAGCGATGAAAATTTTAATGCGAGTCCTACCTGCGGCTTTTCAAAGCGATCCGGTGATGGTTCCCTTAATTACTTTTGCAATGGTGCAGTTATCGATTAAATACGGTAATACTCCCGTTTCTGCCTATGGTTATAGTTTGTATGGATTGCTGCTTTGTGGAGCCTTTAGTGATATTAATGCTGGCTGTGAATTTGGGAAATTAGCTTTGGGCATATTATCCAAATTTAATTCCTCAGAACTAAAAGCAAAGATATTGACCGTTGTTAATGCTCACATAGCCCATTGGCAACAGCATATTAAGGACACATTATCACCTGCGCTCGAAGGTTATTCTACAGGGCTAGAAACAGGCGACCTTGAATATGCTGGTTATTGTGCTTATATTTATCCAGTTCATTCTTTTTGGTTAGGTAAGGAACTAGAAAATCTGGAAAAAGATTTTAGCGTTTATGTTGATTCTTTGCAGAAAATCAAGCAACAAGTTGCTTTTTATTGGAGTTCAATTTATTACCAAACTGTTTTAAACCTCCAGGGAAAATCCGAACATTTAGATAAGTTAGTGGGTAAGGCTTATGATGAAGAAACTATGCTGAATATTCATCAAAAAGCTAATGATTTATATACAATTAATCACCTGTTTGTCAATAAACTATTCATTAATTATTTATTCAATGACTATGAAAAAGCCTTAAATAATGCGGAAATGGCAGAACAATCTCTAGGAGGAGTTACTGGACTGGTTGTTGTGCCTCTATTTTATTTTTATGATTCTTTAGTAAGATTAGCTTTGTATTCTAGAGTTCCACTTTCTGAGCAACCAGCAATTCTAGAAAAAGTTCAAACTAATCAGGAAAAAATGGAAGTTTGGGCTAGTCACGCCCCGATGAATTATTTACATAAATTCAACCTAGTCAATGCAGAAAAATATCGAGTTTTAGAAAGCAAATATGAAGCTGGAGATTATTATGATCGCGCTATTTCTCTTGCCAACAGCAACGGCTTCACTCAAGAAGAAGCCTTAGCCAACGAACTAGCGGCTAAATTCTACCTTGACTGGGGAAAAGAAACTGTTGCCGCAGGATATATGCAACAAGCCTATTATTGTTATAGCCGTTGGGGTAGTTTAGCCAAAACCGATGACCTAGAAACACGCTATCCCCAGCTACTAAAACCCATACTGCAACAAAGACGAATTAACCCTAATCCCTGGGAAACAATTTCCACCATTGTCTTTCGTAAAACATCTTCATCTGCTCATAGTTCCACGGCTAGTAGCAGCAATATTTCTGAAATTCTAGATTTTACCAGCGTACTAAAAGCGGCTCAAACTATTTCTAGTAGTATCGAATTAGATGAACTCCTTACTAGTCTCACAAAAATTATCTTAGAAAACTCGGGCGCAACAAAATCTGTCTTAATTCTTCCCCAAGAAGATACTTGGAAAATCCGAGCAATCACTTCTATTAATTCTCAAAGTGAAATCCAAACAATCCTTGAATTACAATTACTAGATATCTGTGAAGATGTACCTATAAAAATTATCAATTATGTCAAAAATACCCAATTACCTATTGTTATAGATAATTGTCAAATAGAGATTGCTGGGCTAATTAGCGAATATATACTCACGCATCAACCAAAAAGTGTATTATGCACACCAATTATTAACCAAGGAAATTTAGTGGGTATTCTCTATCTAGAAAATCCACTCACAAGCGGAGTATTTACTCAAGAACGCTTGCAAGTAATTAATCTACTTTCCTCCCAAGCAGCCATCTCTTTAGAAAATGCTCGACTTTATCAAAAAGTCCAACAAGCACTAGAAGATTTACAACAAGTTCAATTACAAATTGTCCAAAGTGAAAAAATGTCAGCTTTGGGAAATTTAGTAGCAGGTGTAGCCCATGAAATGAACAATCCTCTCGGTTTTATTTCTGCCAGTCTTAAACAAGCTAAACCCACAATTGCTGATCTTAGCGAACATCTGAACTTATATCAGCAAACTCTACCTCATCCAACTGAAGAAATTATTGACCACGCCACAGAAATTGACCTAGATTACATCCAAGAAGACTTACCGAAGATGATGGATGCAATGGTCATGGCGTGCGATCGCCTGAAAAATATTAGTACCAGTCTTCGCACTTTTTCACGAGCAGATAAAGATTACAAAGTACCTTTTAATATCCATGAAGGTATCGATAGCACCATTTTAATTCTGAAACATCGTCTCAAACCTAACGAACAACGTCCAGCTATTGAGGTGGTTACCGATTATGGTAATTTACCACAGGTTGAATGTTTCCCTGGACAATTAAATCAGGTATTTATGAATATTTTAGCAAATGCCATTGATGCTTTAGAAGAAGCAAACAATGGGCGGAGTTTGGCAGAAATTCAAGCAAATCCCAACCAAATTACCATTAAAACTTCATTACAAGAGAAGCATGTAAAGATTTCTATTGCTGATAATGCTCTGGGGATGAGTCCAGAAGTAAAACAGCAGATATTCGAGCATTTATTTACTACGAAAGCTGTAGGTAAAGGCACAGGATTAGGATTGGCGATCGCTCGACAAATTGTAGTAGATAAACACGCTGGGTTACTGGAATGCAATTCCTCTCTAGGAAAAGGAACTGAGTTTATCATTCAAATACCTATAGCGAGCCTAAATGAGTCGTGA
- a CDS encoding ATP-binding cassette domain-containing protein, whose amino-acid sequence MALETRGMHLSLKELSKSFGTKTVLQNIDLEIKPGEFVAIVGRSGCGKSTMLRLIAGLDAPSAGGVFLNDQQSHQQINPTIRMMFQDPRLLPWQRVIANVELGLLGSNSKAYVRQTALQVLRAVGLEDRAHEWPSVLSGGQRQRVALARALTSKPSLLLLDEPLGALDALTRIEMQQLLENLWQEQQFTSLLITHDVEEAVVLADRVVLIEDGQIGLDIKIDFPRPRSRGDAEFAKTVEKILQRVMTRQESDRASDYALDSEAA is encoded by the coding sequence ATGGCATTGGAAACACGCGGAATGCACTTGAGCTTGAAGGAACTAAGCAAGTCTTTTGGGACAAAAACAGTTCTACAAAATATCGATTTAGAAATTAAGCCAGGCGAATTTGTGGCTATTGTGGGTCGTAGTGGATGCGGTAAAAGTACAATGCTGCGGCTAATTGCCGGCTTAGATGCACCAAGTGCAGGTGGTGTGTTTTTAAATGATCAACAATCTCACCAGCAGATTAATCCCACCATCCGTATGATGTTTCAAGATCCGCGACTTTTGCCTTGGCAACGAGTCATAGCAAATGTGGAACTAGGCTTACTAGGTTCTAACTCTAAAGCTTATGTGAGGCAGACAGCTTTACAAGTGCTGCGGGCGGTGGGATTAGAAGACCGCGCTCATGAGTGGCCATCTGTCCTTTCTGGTGGACAGCGCCAAAGGGTGGCATTAGCGAGAGCCTTAACTAGCAAACCTTCGCTATTGCTATTAGATGAGCCTCTAGGGGCGTTGGATGCCCTAACTCGCATTGAAATGCAACAATTATTAGAGAATTTATGGCAGGAGCAGCAATTTACCTCCCTGTTAATTACTCATGATGTGGAAGAAGCTGTAGTTTTAGCAGACAGAGTAGTTTTGATTGAAGATGGTCAAATTGGTCTGGATATCAAGATTGATTTTCCACGTCCCCGCTCTCGGGGTGATGCAGAGTTTGCCAAGACAGTTGAGAAGATTTTACAACGGGTAATGACTAGACAAGAAAGCGATCGCGCGTCTGATTATGCCCTTGATTCAGAAGCAGCTTAG
- a CDS encoding MetQ/NlpA family ABC transporter substrate-binding protein, which translates to MNIKRRFFVIATASFLATVTSCSSPQNNGTTTTASNPTATTAANTVATGVKEKIKVGVSPVPAGEILEFVKKNLAPEAGLDIEIVTFNDPVQNNTALKDGQIDANYFQHIPYMEDYDKRKNLKMYAFTPQIHLNPVGIFSTKHKSLAEVPNKALVTIPDDVSNAHRALKVLEEAKLIKLKANTQPASPKDIIENPKNLQIKEIPGAQAIPTLPDVDLAGITGNWVVQSGMKTDKDALAIESAQNPLYAVTVTTLAGKENDPRIQKLHKLLRDDKVKQFIRDKYQGAVLPIP; encoded by the coding sequence ATGAATATTAAACGTCGATTTTTTGTTATTGCAACTGCATCTTTTCTGGCTACGGTAACTAGTTGTAGTTCACCTCAAAATAACGGTACAACAACCACAGCAAGTAATCCTACTGCAACAACGGCTGCAAATACTGTTGCAACAGGAGTCAAAGAAAAAATCAAAGTCGGAGTTTCACCTGTTCCTGCTGGAGAGATTTTAGAATTTGTGAAAAAAAATCTCGCACCAGAAGCAGGGTTAGATATTGAAATTGTCACTTTTAATGACCCTGTGCAAAATAATACTGCATTAAAAGATGGGCAGATTGATGCCAATTACTTCCAACATATTCCCTATATGGAAGATTATGACAAGCGCAAAAATCTCAAAATGTATGCTTTTACTCCTCAAATTCATTTAAATCCTGTAGGAATATTTTCAACCAAACATAAATCTTTGGCGGAGGTTCCTAATAAAGCTTTAGTGACAATTCCTGATGATGTTAGTAACGCTCATCGCGCTTTAAAAGTATTAGAAGAAGCAAAGCTAATTAAACTCAAAGCAAACACCCAACCTGCTAGCCCTAAAGATATTATTGAAAATCCGAAAAATTTGCAAATCAAAGAAATACCTGGGGCGCAAGCAATTCCCACTCTTCCTGATGTAGATTTAGCGGGAATTACAGGTAATTGGGTTGTGCAATCTGGAATGAAAACAGATAAAGATGCTTTAGCAATAGAATCAGCACAAAATCCACTTTATGCGGTGACTGTAACGACATTAGCAGGAAAAGAAAACGATCCGAGAATTCAAAAACTCCATAAATTGCTACGCGATGACAAAGTAAAGCAATTTATTAGAGATAAATATCAAGGGGCTGTACTTCCTATTCCTTAA
- a CDS encoding acyl-CoA dehydrogenase family protein, which yields MVQLLAKEESQDWISIASSVAAELTATAVERDQKAGLPDIEIQLLRESGLLPLVVPKEYGGTGATWAEAFKVIQQLSTADGSIGQLYGNHLNLTTLAHVSGTVEQKSRYYRETAEKNLFWANAINTRDTRLKITPEGENFRVDGVKSFGTGVAIADLRVFSALQDGVEVPWLFVIPKDRPGVVSNQDWDNIGQRRTDSDTFTFHDVLVKKDEILGYPHPTDSAFGTFLGIIAQLTKTYIYLGIAEGALAAAKEYTKTQTRAWITSGVDSASKDPYILRHYGEFWAELQAAIALSDRTATQVQQAWDQGSDLTFEERGEIAIAVFSAKALVTRVGLNITNGIFEVTGTRSTATKYGFDRYWRDLRTFTLHDPVDYKLNHIGNWLLNQELPIITQYS from the coding sequence ATGGTACAACTATTAGCTAAAGAAGAATCTCAAGATTGGATTTCCATAGCATCTTCTGTAGCTGCGGAACTGACAGCTACCGCAGTGGAAAGAGACCAAAAAGCCGGACTTCCAGATATAGAAATTCAATTGCTGCGGGAAAGTGGCTTATTACCTTTGGTAGTACCCAAAGAATATGGCGGTACTGGTGCAACTTGGGCAGAAGCTTTTAAAGTGATTCAACAACTCTCAACAGCAGATGGTTCTATTGGACAGTTGTATGGCAATCACCTGAATTTGACTACTTTAGCTCATGTTTCTGGTACAGTAGAGCAAAAATCAAGATATTACCGCGAAACAGCGGAAAAAAATCTCTTTTGGGCCAATGCCATTAATACACGCGATACTAGGCTAAAAATTACTCCTGAAGGCGAAAATTTTCGGGTTGATGGAGTAAAAAGCTTTGGTACAGGTGTGGCAATTGCAGATTTGCGGGTCTTCTCTGCTCTCCAAGATGGTGTAGAAGTGCCCTGGTTGTTTGTCATTCCTAAAGACAGACCAGGAGTAGTTTCTAACCAAGATTGGGATAACATCGGACAACGTCGCACAGATAGCGACACATTCACCTTTCATGATGTATTGGTAAAAAAAGATGAAATCCTGGGATATCCTCATCCTACTGATAGTGCTTTTGGTACATTTTTGGGAATCATCGCTCAATTAACCAAAACCTACATATATTTAGGGATTGCTGAAGGCGCATTAGCTGCGGCTAAAGAATACACCAAAACTCAAACTAGAGCTTGGATTACCTCTGGAGTAGACAGTGCCAGCAAAGACCCGTATATTTTGCGGCATTATGGCGAATTTTGGGCAGAACTGCAAGCCGCCATTGCTTTGAGCGATCGCACCGCCACCCAAGTGCAACAAGCTTGGGATCAAGGATCTGATTTGACTTTTGAAGAAAGAGGAGAAATTGCAATTGCTGTTTTCTCCGCCAAAGCCTTGGTTACCCGTGTGGGATTAAATATTACCAACGGCATCTTTGAAGTCACTGGAACCAGATCCACAGCTACTAAATACGGCTTTGACCGCTACTGGCGTGACCTGCGTACCTTTACCCTCCACGATCCAGTAGATTACAAACTCAATCACATTGGTAATTGGTTACTCAATCAAGAGTTACCAATTATTACTCAATATTCTTGA